From Nitrobacter sp. NHB1, a single genomic window includes:
- a CDS encoding IS5 family transposase, translating into MGQLSFASLDYAAKKKRTKRDVFLAEMAGVVPWVALEALIEPHYPKAGPSGGRRPFPLAVMLRIYCLQQWYNLSDPGAEEVLYDICSMRTFAGLELGRDTIPDETTILNFRHLLERHELTKAIFVAIAEFLEIRGALLRGGTIIDATLIAASPSTKNKAQKRDPEMRSSKKGNQWSFGMKAHIGVDATSGLVHTAGVTTGSVHDAKVMDNLIREDDRAVYGDKGYANDRKQRQAEAAGVLWAVKAKAKPGRPLSISQRRRNRRFGKIRAKVEHVFRVMKYQFGYRKVRYRGIAKNGAQVFALLALTNLFLARRTLASA; encoded by the coding sequence ATGGGCCAGCTGAGTTTCGCGTCGCTCGATTATGCGGCCAAGAAGAAGCGCACGAAGCGAGATGTGTTTTTGGCTGAGATGGCAGGCGTGGTGCCTTGGGTCGCGCTCGAAGCTTTGATCGAGCCGCATTATCCCAAGGCGGGTCCGAGTGGCGGTCGGCGACCATTTCCATTGGCGGTGATGCTACGGATTTATTGCTTGCAGCAGTGGTACAACCTCTCTGATCCCGGCGCGGAAGAAGTGCTTTACGACATTTGCTCGATGCGCACGTTCGCGGGTCTGGAGCTCGGACGCGACACCATCCCCGATGAGACGACCATCTTGAACTTCCGGCATCTGCTGGAGCGTCACGAGTTGACGAAGGCGATATTCGTCGCGATTGCAGAGTTTCTGGAGATTCGCGGTGCTCTGCTGCGTGGCGGCACCATCATCGACGCGACGCTGATCGCGGCATCGCCATCGACGAAGAACAAGGCACAGAAGCGCGACCCCGAGATGCGCTCATCGAAGAAGGGCAACCAGTGGTCCTTTGGCATGAAGGCCCACATCGGTGTCGATGCGACAAGCGGGCTCGTGCACACCGCGGGCGTGACCACAGGCAGTGTGCATGACGCCAAGGTCATGGACAATCTGATCCGCGAGGATGATCGTGCGGTGTATGGCGACAAGGGATATGCCAACGACCGCAAACAACGACAGGCGGAAGCAGCGGGTGTTCTGTGGGCCGTGAAGGCGAAAGCGAAGCCCGGACGCCCGCTGTCGATATCGCAACGCCGGCGCAATCGCCGCTTCGGAAAAATCCGCGCCAAGGTCGAGCACGTGTTCCGGGTGATGAAATACCAGTTCGGCTATCGCAAGGTTCGCTATCGCGGCATCGCCAAAAACGGCGCACAGGTCTTCGCGTTGCTCGCGCTCACAAACCTATTCCTTGCCCGCAGGACACTTGCGTCCGCTTGA
- a CDS encoding DUF6504 family protein — translation MARRRILSLWLPRLPTDRIRRKSFRCGGPDSDRPCIVVAKQNNALVIAALDDAAARLNLAVGLPLANARAICPGIAVFDANDAADAKILNGIADWCDRFTPLVALDPPYGLLLDITGCAHLFGGEAALMNALCGALTRQGFVVSAAIAGTPACARALTRHAHGRIVPPGEELEAVAPLPVFTLGTDDAITRGLRRAGLKTIGDVAARGRHEIAARFGAAFTALLEQALGQSDAPINPRKPLPDYIVEKRFAEPIATDGTIAMTLASLARTLIVAMEKQGKGARRLEASFFRTDGAVRVIAVETGRPVTRGEIVDRLFRERLDALADPLDPGFGFDLVRLSAVRTEPVVQEQRDLDAHVRDNDEVAALIDRIAARIGSHRVVVHLPQDSHIPERAALSLPAQQNLAAAMLAEWPAHIESEPPLRPLRMFARPEPIEVTMAEVPDKPPRHFIWRRATHTVVRAEGPERIAMEWWRTQEARPTRDYFRVEDETGLRFWLYRDGLYGEVAGEGGGAVPPRWFVHGLFA, via the coding sequence ATAGCCCGAAGACGCATCCTCAGCCTGTGGCTGCCGCGCCTGCCGACCGACCGCATCCGGCGCAAGTCGTTCCGCTGCGGCGGACCGGATAGCGACCGACCCTGCATCGTCGTCGCCAAGCAAAACAACGCGCTGGTCATCGCCGCGCTGGATGACGCGGCCGCGCGCCTCAATCTCGCGGTCGGCTTGCCGCTGGCCAATGCCCGCGCGATCTGTCCCGGCATCGCCGTGTTCGATGCCAATGATGCCGCCGACGCCAAAATCCTAAACGGCATCGCCGACTGGTGCGACCGCTTCACGCCGCTGGTGGCGCTCGATCCGCCATACGGTCTGCTCTTGGATATCACCGGCTGCGCACATCTGTTCGGCGGCGAGGCCGCGCTGATGAACGCGCTGTGCGGCGCGCTGACGCGGCAGGGCTTTGTTGTCAGCGCGGCCATTGCCGGCACGCCGGCCTGCGCGCGGGCGCTGACGCGCCATGCCCATGGCCGGATTGTCCCTCCCGGCGAGGAGCTGGAGGCCGTCGCGCCGCTGCCGGTGTTCACGCTCGGCACGGATGACGCGATCACGCGCGGGCTGCGCCGCGCCGGGCTGAAAACCATCGGCGATGTTGCCGCGCGCGGCCGCCACGAGATCGCGGCGCGTTTCGGCGCAGCTTTTACCGCGCTTCTGGAGCAGGCGTTGGGGCAAAGCGATGCGCCGATTAACCCACGCAAACCGCTGCCGGATTATATCGTCGAGAAGCGGTTTGCCGAGCCGATCGCGACCGACGGCACGATCGCGATGACACTGGCGAGCCTTGCGCGCACGCTCATTGTCGCAATGGAAAAACAGGGCAAGGGCGCGCGGCGGCTGGAAGCGAGTTTTTTCCGTACCGACGGCGCGGTGCGCGTCATCGCGGTGGAAACAGGCCGTCCGGTCACGCGCGGCGAGATCGTCGACCGCCTGTTCCGCGAGCGGCTCGACGCGCTGGCCGATCCGCTCGATCCCGGCTTCGGCTTCGATCTGGTTCGCCTGTCCGCCGTGCGCACCGAGCCCGTGGTGCAGGAACAGCGCGACCTCGATGCGCATGTCCGGGACAACGACGAGGTAGCGGCGCTGATCGACCGTATTGCCGCGCGTATCGGCAGCCATCGCGTCGTCGTGCACCTGCCGCAGGACTCGCATATCCCGGAACGTGCGGCGCTCTCATTGCCCGCGCAGCAGAATCTTGCGGCGGCAATGCTTGCCGAATGGCCTGCACATATCGAGAGCGAGCCGCCGCTGCGGCCGTTGCGCATGTTCGCACGGCCGGAGCCGATCGAGGTGACGATGGCGGAGGTGCCCGACAAGCCGCCGCGTCATTTCATCTGGCGACGCGCAACCCATACGGTGGTTCGTGCCGAAGGCCCCGAACGCATCGCGATGGAGTGGTGGCGGACGCAGGAGGCGAGGCCGACGCGGGATTACTTTCGCGTCGAGGACGAAACCGGATTGCGGTTCTGGCTCTATCGCGACGGTCTTTATGGCGAAGTGGCCGGTGAGGGCGGCGGCGCCGTGCCGCCAAGATGGTTCGTGCACGGGCTGTTCGCATGA
- a CDS encoding metallophosphoesterase family protein: MSHDHNHDGDGVSRRKVLECMTWAGTGVLWTIAGGVPRSLGLVGSARAAEASALTFLQISDSHIGFDKAANPHALATLEEAIGKIKTLPVKPSFMIHTGDISHLSKASEFDDAERIISQSRLDVHYVPGEHDFIDEEVKLYRERYGRGTKGAGWYSFDANGVHFIGLVNVVDLKAGGLGNLGAEQLAWLADDLKGRSNSQPIVVFAHIPLWSVYPPWGWGTEDGARALDLLKGFGSVTVLNGHIHQVMQKVEGNVTFHTARSTAFPQPAPDTAPSPGPMKVADDKLRSLLGTASIIFKPGEQRLAIIDTPLQG, from the coding sequence ATGAGCCACGACCACAATCACGATGGCGACGGCGTCAGCCGGCGCAAGGTGCTGGAATGCATGACCTGGGCAGGCACGGGCGTGCTCTGGACCATTGCCGGCGGCGTGCCGCGATCCCTCGGCCTCGTCGGATCGGCACGGGCGGCGGAAGCGTCCGCCCTCACCTTCCTGCAGATCAGCGACAGCCATATCGGCTTCGACAAGGCCGCCAACCCTCACGCGCTCGCCACGCTTGAGGAGGCGATCGGCAAGATTAAGACGCTGCCGGTGAAGCCTTCCTTCATGATCCATACCGGCGATATCTCACATTTGTCGAAAGCCTCCGAATTCGACGACGCGGAGCGCATCATCTCGCAATCGCGGCTCGACGTGCACTACGTTCCGGGCGAGCACGACTTCATCGACGAGGAAGTCAAGCTGTACCGCGAACGCTACGGCCGCGGCACCAAGGGCGCGGGCTGGTATTCCTTCGACGCCAACGGCGTGCACTTCATCGGCCTCGTCAATGTCGTCGACCTCAAGGCCGGAGGTCTCGGCAATCTCGGCGCCGAGCAACTGGCGTGGCTCGCCGACGATCTGAAAGGTCGCTCCAACTCCCAGCCGATCGTGGTGTTCGCGCATATTCCGTTATGGAGCGTATATCCGCCCTGGGGCTGGGGCACCGAGGATGGCGCGCGGGCGCTTGACCTGCTCAAGGGTTTCGGCTCGGTGACCGTGCTCAACGGCCACATCCACCAGGTGATGCAGAAGGTCGAAGGCAACGTCACCTTCCATACCGCGCGCTCGACCGCCTTCCCGCAGCCCGCGCCGGACACCGCGCCCTCACCCGGGCCGATGAAGGTCGCCGACGACAAGCTGCGCAGTCTGCTCGGCACCGCCAGCATCATCTTCAAACCCGGCGAACAACGTCTCGCGATCATCGATACGCCGCTGCAAGGCTAA
- a CDS encoding ImuA family protein → MIFSPNRSHFGGSCAASTLARLRDCIARIEAGRNSGSPGRAALGHDEADTVLQGGLARGAVHEVFAEGRHSAAATGFIAGLAQRVGKDRPMLWVRQDFAARESGALSMHGWHELGLDPRRLVMVHTPDVESALRTAADALACDALGAVVMEIWGETRLFDLVASRRLTLAARGSGVTGLLLRVAAPPLPSTAETRWIVRPARSPPGAAWQAWGAPVLETRLVRNRHGQTGQWIMEWMCDECRFRDVSCHSPKTHPQPVAAAPADRPHPAQVVPLRRTG, encoded by the coding sequence ATGATCTTTTCGCCAAACCGCTCACACTTTGGCGGATCATGCGCAGCAAGCACGCTTGCGCGCCTTCGCGACTGCATCGCGCGGATCGAAGCCGGTCGCAACAGTGGCTCGCCGGGCCGGGCGGCGCTCGGTCATGATGAGGCGGATACCGTGCTGCAGGGCGGGCTTGCGCGCGGCGCCGTGCATGAGGTGTTCGCGGAAGGACGGCACAGCGCGGCGGCAACCGGATTCATCGCAGGTCTCGCGCAGCGTGTCGGCAAGGATCGGCCGATGCTCTGGGTACGGCAGGATTTTGCCGCGCGCGAATCCGGTGCGCTGTCGATGCACGGATGGCACGAACTCGGTCTCGACCCGCGCCGGCTGGTGATGGTGCATACGCCCGACGTGGAAAGCGCGTTGCGGACAGCGGCCGATGCGCTGGCCTGCGATGCGCTCGGCGCCGTGGTCATGGAGATCTGGGGCGAGACGCGTCTGTTCGATCTCGTCGCCAGCCGCAGGCTGACGCTGGCGGCGCGTGGCTCCGGCGTCACCGGGTTGCTGCTGCGGGTGGCGGCGCCGCCGCTGCCTTCTACGGCGGAGACACGGTGGATCGTGCGCCCGGCGCGCTCGCCGCCGGGTGCGGCGTGGCAGGCATGGGGCGCACCCGTGCTCGAAACACGGCTTGTCCGTAATCGTCATGGCCAGACCGGCCAGTGGATCATGGAATGGATGTGTGATGAGTGCCGCTTCCGTGACGTCTCGTGCCATAGCCCGAAGACGCATCCTCAGCCTGTGGCTGCCGCGCCTGCCGACCGACCGCATCCGGCGCAAGTCGTTCCGCTGCGGCGGACCGGATAG
- a CDS encoding error-prone DNA polymerase: MKYPRDIPSYAEIGIATNFSFLHGGSHPQEYVQQASELRLPIIGIADRNTLAGVVRAYAELGNPELRSKPRLLIGSRLGFIDGTPDILVYPRDRAAYGRLCRLLTRGKRAAEKGGCHLGLDDLREFSEGQLLVLTLPHRFEATTALMVLDQLRQSHADGVWLAASLLYRGDDRRRLARLDRIAAAASVPLLATNEVLYHHPARRPLQDVLTCIREKATVHTIGRKLEANAERHLKPAHEMARLFRDIPEAVAETMTFASRIAFTLDQLKYQYPDEPVPPGKTAQRHLEDLTWAGAHKYFPVRIPPKTRKVLHKELRLIRQLNYAHYFLTVHDIVQWAREQNILCQGRGSAANSAVCYVLGITAVNPAETDLLFERFISKERLEPPDIDVDFEHSRREEVMQYVYRRYGRHRAAIIATVIHYRPRSAIRDVGKALGLTEDVTAALADTVWGSWGDGVSDMQIRQAGFDPQTPMVRRAVALATELIGFPRHLSQHVGGYVLTQDRLDTYVPIGNAAMDDRTFIEWDKDDVDAMRMMKVDVLALGMLTCIRKCFDLIAGHKGKRWELATIPREQREVYDMLCKGESLGVFQVESRAQMNMLPRLKPRTFYDLVIEVAIVRPGPIQGDMVHPYLKRRAMKPEDIDYPYPKGGDRNELRNVLHKTLGVPLFQEQAMRIAIEAAKFTSQEANGLRRAMATFRNVGTIGTFQEKMVNSMIVRGYDPVFAKNCFEQIKGFGSYGFPESHAASFAQLVYVSSWLKRFHPDAFCCGLLNSQPMGFYAPAQIVGDARKNDVEVRPIDVSFSYSQNTLEERAGRHHAVRLGFRQIDGFKWTDKDEAKLKQDQAKRREEGANHNDLPDSVLAMGAALFPPPLWGRVREGGELQVQCLRYPPLHLSPTRGERAGSARVETPDDWGDRIVAARRRRRFTSIEDLARDTKLPKRALILLADADAFRSLGLDRRAALWAVRRLPDDVPLPLFESAIARELPDEHAAPLPVMPLPEQVVADYQTVRLSLKGHPMEFLRAMLTRERVVSCAEVCHANDKRSVKCAGVVLVRQRPGSAKGVVFMTLEDETGIANIVVWPKIMARYRKEVMGARLIEVEGTIQSSPEQVVHLVASKLTDRSTELMGLANDALVSRHPPPAAPAEPLNDDRRDHPDNPAQRIRHPRDVRILPRSRDFH, from the coding sequence ATGAAGTATCCGCGCGACATTCCATCCTATGCAGAAATCGGCATCGCCACCAATTTCTCGTTTCTGCATGGCGGGTCGCATCCGCAGGAGTATGTCCAGCAGGCGAGCGAACTGCGGCTGCCCATCATCGGCATTGCCGACCGCAATACGCTTGCCGGCGTGGTGCGTGCTTATGCAGAGCTGGGAAATCCCGAACTTCGCTCCAAGCCGCGGCTGCTGATCGGCTCGCGGCTCGGTTTCATCGATGGAACGCCGGATATCCTCGTCTACCCTCGCGATCGTGCTGCCTATGGCCGACTGTGCCGATTGCTGACGCGCGGCAAGCGGGCGGCGGAGAAGGGCGGATGTCATCTGGGGCTGGATGACCTGCGGGAGTTTTCGGAAGGACAGCTTCTCGTGCTGACCTTGCCGCATCGCTTTGAGGCGACGACCGCACTGATGGTGCTGGACCAGCTGCGGCAGAGCCACGCGGATGGCGTCTGGCTCGCGGCAAGCCTGCTCTATCGCGGCGACGACCGGCGCCGTCTTGCACGGCTTGATCGCATCGCGGCCGCCGCCAGCGTGCCGCTGCTCGCGACCAACGAGGTGCTTTATCATCACCCCGCACGCCGCCCGTTGCAGGATGTGCTGACCTGCATCCGCGAAAAGGCAACTGTCCATACCATCGGCAGGAAGCTGGAAGCCAATGCCGAGCGGCATCTGAAGCCGGCGCATGAGATGGCGCGGCTGTTTCGCGATATTCCCGAAGCGGTCGCCGAAACGATGACGTTCGCGTCGCGCATCGCATTCACGCTCGATCAGCTCAAATATCAGTATCCCGACGAACCGGTGCCGCCGGGCAAAACGGCGCAGCGTCATCTCGAGGATCTGACATGGGCGGGCGCTCACAAATATTTTCCGGTGCGCATCCCGCCCAAGACCCGGAAGGTCCTGCACAAGGAATTGCGGTTGATCCGGCAGCTCAACTACGCACATTACTTCCTCACCGTGCACGACATCGTGCAATGGGCGCGCGAGCAGAACATCCTGTGCCAGGGGCGCGGTTCGGCGGCGAATTCGGCCGTGTGCTATGTGCTCGGCATCACCGCGGTCAATCCGGCCGAGACCGATCTGCTGTTCGAGCGCTTCATCTCCAAGGAGCGGCTGGAGCCGCCGGATATCGACGTCGATTTCGAGCATTCGCGTCGCGAGGAGGTGATGCAGTATGTCTACCGCCGCTACGGCCGCCACCGCGCCGCGATCATCGCCACCGTCATCCATTACCGTCCGCGCAGCGCCATTCGCGATGTCGGCAAGGCGCTGGGCTTGACCGAGGATGTCACTGCGGCGCTTGCCGATACGGTGTGGGGAAGCTGGGGCGATGGTGTCAGCGACATGCAGATCAGGCAGGCGGGGTTCGATCCGCAAACCCCCATGGTGCGCCGCGCCGTCGCACTCGCCACCGAGCTGATCGGATTTCCGCGCCACCTGTCGCAGCATGTCGGCGGCTATGTGCTGACGCAGGACCGGCTCGACACCTATGTGCCGATCGGCAATGCCGCGATGGACGACCGCACCTTCATCGAGTGGGACAAGGACGATGTCGACGCCATGCGGATGATGAAGGTCGATGTGCTGGCGCTGGGGATGCTGACCTGCATCCGCAAGTGCTTTGACCTCATCGCCGGGCACAAGGGCAAGCGATGGGAGTTGGCGACGATTCCGCGCGAGCAGCGGGAAGTCTACGACATGCTGTGCAAGGGCGAGTCCCTTGGCGTGTTTCAGGTCGAGAGCCGGGCGCAGATGAACATGCTGCCGCGGCTGAAGCCGCGCACGTTCTATGATCTCGTGATCGAGGTTGCCATCGTCCGCCCCGGGCCGATCCAGGGCGACATGGTGCATCCCTATCTGAAACGGCGAGCCATGAAGCCGGAGGATATCGACTATCCCTATCCGAAGGGCGGCGACAGGAATGAACTGCGCAACGTGCTGCACAAGACGCTCGGCGTGCCGCTGTTTCAGGAGCAGGCGATGCGCATCGCCATCGAAGCCGCGAAATTCACCTCCCAAGAGGCCAACGGCCTGCGCCGCGCCATGGCGACATTCCGCAACGTAGGAACCATTGGCACCTTTCAGGAGAAGATGGTCAACAGCATGATCGTCCGAGGTTACGATCCGGTGTTCGCGAAAAACTGCTTCGAGCAGATCAAGGGCTTCGGCTCCTACGGTTTCCCAGAAAGTCACGCGGCGAGCTTTGCGCAACTCGTCTATGTCTCGTCCTGGCTGAAGCGTTTTCACCCCGACGCGTTCTGCTGCGGGTTGTTGAATTCGCAGCCGATGGGTTTTTACGCGCCGGCGCAGATCGTCGGCGATGCCCGCAAGAACGACGTCGAGGTGCGGCCCATCGACGTATCGTTCAGCTATTCGCAGAACACTCTGGAAGAGCGTGCAGGCAGGCATCACGCGGTGCGACTCGGCTTTCGCCAGATCGACGGCTTCAAGTGGACCGATAAGGATGAAGCGAAGCTGAAACAGGATCAAGCAAAGCGGCGAGAGGAGGGAGCCAATCACAACGATCTTCCTGATTCGGTATTGGCAATGGGCGCCGCATTATTCCCTCCCCCCTTGTGGGGGAGGGTTAGGGAGGGGGGTGAGCTACAAGTCCAGTGCTTGAGATACCCCCCTCTCCACCTCTCCCCCACAAGGGGGGAGAGAGCAGGCAGTGCTCGCGTCGAGACACCCGACGACTGGGGTGATCGCATCGTCGCCGCGCGACGGCGGCGGCGCTTCACCTCCATCGAGGATTTGGCCCGCGACACCAAACTGCCGAAGCGCGCGTTGATCCTGCTGGCCGATGCCGATGCCTTCCGCTCGCTCGGGCTCGACCGCCGCGCGGCGCTGTGGGCGGTGCGCCGCCTGCCGGACGACGTGCCGCTGCCATTGTTTGAAAGCGCCATCGCGCGCGAGCTGCCGGACGAACATGCCGCGCCGCTGCCCGTGATGCCGCTGCCGGAGCAGGTGGTCGCGGATTACCAGACCGTGCGGTTGTCGCTGAAAGGCCATCCGATGGAATTCCTGCGCGCGATGCTCACCCGCGAGCGCGTGGTGAGTTGCGCCGAGGTTTGCCATGCCAACGACAAACGCAGTGTCAAATGCGCGGGTGTGGTGCTGGTGCGGCAGCGGCCGGGCAGCGCCAAGGGTGTCGTGTTCATGACGCTGGAGGACGAGACTGGCATCGCCAATATCGTGGTGTGGCCGAAGATCATGGCGCGCTACCGCAAGGAGGTGATGGGGGCGCGGCTGATCGAGGTGGAGGGCACTATCCAGAGCAGCCCGGAGCAGGTCGTGCATCTTGTCGCAAGCAAGCTGACCGATCGCTCCACTGAGCTGATGGGTCTTGCGAACGACGCGCTCGTGTCCAGGCACCCGCCGCCGGCCGCACCGGCCGAACCGCTCAACGACGACCGCCGTGATCATCCCGACAATCCGGCGCAACGAATCCGCCATCCGCGCGATGTACGCATCCTGCCGCGCTCGCGGGATTTTCATTGA
- a CDS encoding M20 aminoacylase family protein — protein MPIVNRVADLQSDIAGWRRDIHQHPELLYDVHRTAAFVADRLRQFGCDEVAIGLGRTGVVGVIKGRKPAGDGEVKVIGLRADMDALPIQEATNLSYASKTPGKMHACGHDGHTAMLLGAARYLAETRNFTGEAVVIFQPAEEGGAGAAAMIKDGLMDRFGIEQVYGMHNVPGIPLGSFAIRPGPIMAATDAVDFRIEGHGGHAARPHLCIDPVLAGAQLVVALQSIVSRNVDPLESAVISVCVFHAGNTRNVIPQTVELRGTVRTLKVDVRDLVEKRIREVAAGVAQTTGTRIDVKFRRGYPVTLNHAAQTETAIRIAKEIAGDDNVQDTPPMMGAEDFAYMLEARPGAFIFVGNGDSAGLHHPAYNFNDDAIVYGTSYWIRLVETTLAA, from the coding sequence ATGCCCATCGTCAACCGCGTTGCCGATCTGCAATCCGATATCGCTGGCTGGCGCCGGGATATCCACCAGCATCCGGAGTTGCTGTACGACGTGCATCGCACCGCGGCGTTCGTGGCGGACCGTCTGCGGCAGTTCGGCTGTGACGAGGTCGCGATCGGGCTCGGCAGGACCGGCGTCGTCGGCGTCATCAAGGGCAGGAAGCCGGCCGGCGACGGCGAGGTCAAGGTGATCGGCCTGCGCGCCGATATGGATGCGCTGCCGATTCAAGAGGCAACCAACCTGTCTTATGCCTCAAAGACGCCCGGCAAGATGCACGCCTGCGGCCATGACGGCCACACCGCGATGCTGCTCGGCGCCGCGCGCTATCTCGCGGAGACGCGGAATTTCACTGGGGAGGCGGTCGTGATCTTCCAGCCGGCGGAGGAGGGCGGCGCCGGTGCTGCGGCGATGATCAAGGACGGTTTGATGGACCGTTTCGGGATCGAGCAGGTCTACGGTATGCATAACGTCCCCGGCATCCCGCTCGGCTCCTTCGCCATCCGGCCGGGTCCGATCATGGCGGCGACCGACGCCGTCGATTTCAGGATCGAGGGCCACGGCGGCCACGCCGCGCGGCCGCATCTGTGCATCGATCCGGTGCTGGCCGGCGCGCAGCTTGTCGTTGCCCTGCAATCGATCGTGTCGCGCAATGTCGATCCGCTGGAATCCGCCGTGATCTCGGTGTGCGTGTTCCACGCCGGCAACACCCGCAACGTCATTCCGCAGACCGTCGAACTGCGCGGCACCGTCCGCACCCTGAAGGTCGACGTGCGCGACCTGGTGGAGAAGCGGATTCGCGAGGTCGCCGCCGGCGTGGCGCAGACCACCGGAACCAGGATCGATGTCAAGTTCAGGCGCGGCTATCCGGTCACGCTCAATCACGCCGCGCAGACCGAAACCGCGATCAGGATCGCGAAGGAGATCGCCGGCGACGACAATGTGCAGGACACGCCGCCGATGATGGGCGCGGAGGATTTTGCCTACATGCTGGAAGCCCGGCCGGGCGCCTTCATCTTCGTCGGCAACGGCGACAGCGCCGGCCTGCATCATCCCGCCTACAACTTCAACGACGACGCCATCGTCTACGGCACCTCGTACTGGATCAGGCTGGTCGAGACCACGCTGGCTGCCTGA
- a CDS encoding threonine ammonia-lyase, whose protein sequence is MSDAEHGKSVGAADLRAAAARLAGRVIRTPLVHSRTLSDITGAEVWLKLENQQFVASFKERGAANKLLTLSPEEARRGVIAMSAGNHAQGVAYHAHNLGIAATIVMPKSTPFVKVSRTRQLGARVRLEGEILAESAAFARQLAADENLVFVHPYNDPAVIAGQGTVALEMLEDQPTLDCILTPVGGGGLVAGCAIAAANHASAVEVIGVEVESYAAVAQHLAGRPISVGGATIAEGIAVRDVGSLPLAILREYGIEVMTVAERLIEKAVIQMLEIEKTVTEGAGAAALAALMSDPGRFVGRKVGLIVSGGNIDTRTLANVLMRGLVRDGRLIDLVVEISDKPGALAELACIIAELRGNIVEVQHQRLFSALSANMTEVELVIEAQDTAHGSAIVAGLEAKGVRARRRDRLVLSRD, encoded by the coding sequence ATGAGCGATGCAGAGCACGGCAAATCTGTCGGAGCGGCGGACCTGCGGGCAGCCGCGGCCCGACTCGCCGGCCGGGTGATCCGCACGCCCCTGGTTCATTCGCGCACGCTGTCCGATATCACCGGCGCCGAGGTCTGGCTCAAGCTGGAAAATCAGCAGTTCGTCGCCTCTTTCAAGGAGCGCGGCGCCGCCAACAAGCTGCTCACGCTGTCACCTGAGGAGGCGCGGCGCGGCGTCATCGCCATGTCCGCCGGCAACCACGCTCAGGGCGTCGCCTATCACGCCCATAACCTCGGGATCGCCGCCACGATCGTGATGCCGAAATCAACGCCCTTCGTGAAGGTGTCGCGAACCAGGCAGCTCGGGGCGCGGGTACGGCTTGAGGGCGAGATTCTGGCGGAATCCGCCGCCTTCGCCCGGCAACTGGCCGCGGACGAAAATCTTGTCTTTGTCCACCCCTACAACGATCCGGCCGTTATCGCCGGGCAGGGCACGGTGGCGCTTGAGATGCTGGAAGATCAGCCGACGCTCGACTGCATCCTCACGCCAGTCGGTGGCGGGGGGCTGGTCGCGGGATGCGCGATCGCGGCGGCGAACCACGCGTCGGCGGTCGAGGTGATCGGCGTCGAGGTGGAGTCCTACGCCGCTGTGGCGCAGCATCTCGCCGGGCGTCCGATCTCGGTCGGCGGCGCGACCATTGCCGAAGGAATTGCGGTGCGCGACGTCGGTTCGCTGCCGCTGGCGATCCTGCGCGAGTACGGCATCGAGGTGATGACGGTGGCGGAGCGTCTGATCGAGAAGGCCGTCATCCAGATGCTGGAGATCGAGAAGACCGTGACGGAAGGCGCGGGCGCGGCGGCGCTCGCGGCGCTGATGAGCGATCCGGGCCGGTTTGTCGGCCGCAAGGTCGGCTTGATCGTGTCCGGCGGCAACATCGACACGCGCACGCTCGCCAACGTGCTGATGCGGGGGCTGGTGCGCGACGGCCGGCTGATCGATCTTGTGGTGGAGATCTCCGATAAACCGGGCGCGCTCGCTGAACTCGCCTGCATCATCGCCGAGCTTCGCGGCAATATCGTCGAGGTGCAGCATCAGCGTCTGTTCAGCGCGCTGTCCGCCAATATGACCGAAGTCGAACTGGTGATCGAGGCGCAGGACACGGCGCACGGCAGCGCCATCGTCGCCGGTCTGGAAGCAAAAGGCGTGAGAGCGCGCCGCCGCGATCGGCTGGTGCTGTCACGGGATTGA
- a CDS encoding YciE/YciF ferroxidase family protein has translation MSAAKEKDLHDLFLDQLKDMYFAEKQILKALPRMAKAATSAKLRAAFEKHHDETEGQIERLEQVFDLIDKPAKGKTCDAILGILDEGKEVMDEYKGTEALDAGLLAAAQAVEHYEIARYGTMKAWAARLGMKDAVRLIDETLQQERKTDKDLTALAEAGVNSEALAA, from the coding sequence ATGAGCGCTGCGAAAGAGAAGGATCTCCACGACCTGTTCCTTGATCAGCTCAAGGACATGTACTTCGCCGAAAAGCAGATCCTCAAGGCTCTGCCCAGGATGGCGAAGGCGGCAACGTCCGCTAAATTGCGGGCGGCCTTCGAAAAACACCATGACGAGACCGAAGGTCAGATCGAGCGCCTGGAACAGGTTTTCGACCTGATCGACAAACCGGCCAAGGGCAAGACCTGCGATGCCATCCTCGGCATCCTGGACGAAGGCAAGGAGGTCATGGACGAATACAAGGGCACTGAGGCGCTGGACGCGGGCCTTCTCGCGGCGGCGCAAGCGGTGGAACACTACGAAATAGCGCGCTACGGAACCATGAAGGCGTGGGCGGCCAGGCTCGGCATGAAGGATGCCGTCAGGCTTATCGATGAAACGCTTCAGCAGGAGCGCAAGACCGACAAGGATTTGACGGCGCTCGCGGAGGCCGGTGTCAACTCCGAGGCATTGGCGGCTTGA